The following DNA comes from Nitrosopumilus sp..
GGGAGCTAGTGATGGCGATTATGACTTCATCACACTCATTAAGAATTTGGGTTACCAAATTCAAATGACCCAAATGAAAAGGCTGAAATCGACCCATCATCAAACCACGCATGATTAGTAGGTAGTGTTGATTTTATTAAATCAGTCTATTTCGCAGTATCTACTCCGTATTTTTATATTTTAAACTGACTAAAACTGCATGTTAAAGATCTCAGCCTATGACGCATTTTATGGTGCAATCAGCAAACCCAATAACTGCAAAAGAGTATGCAAACAAGATAGAAACATGAGAAATAGATTATCAATGTAGAATTTTCCAGGAGTTTGAATTTCAATGTAAATACAGTTAATGGTAGATGTTAGTAATCATTGAACAATAAAAACGATAATCTGTTGAAATATCTTCAAACCAATAATTGTTTTGAATACTGACTATTTTGTATTGATCTTTTAGAAAATTTCTGTAGATTCGGGTGATGATTAGGTTTTGTTTTAGAGTTATGATGATACAGAATTTAATTCAAAAAAAAAGAAATATTGGTGATTTTAATGATGACAAATGAATTAGAAAGTAATTTAACAACATTTGATGATTCAAAACTATGACCGATAATAATAGCATGACATCTAGCACAGATTGTATAAATTGCACACATTCAAAAGAGGATCATCATTTGGTACTTGGTCGTTCTGGAGGAGGGGATTTTCTGCCAGGTACATCAATGCCAAGTGGAAAATTGGAATCAAGTATTACATGCACTAAATGCACCTGCAACAATTATGCTTCAGTTGAAGATTCCAAAGAGGAATGAATGACAAAGCAATCAAATGTTGGGTACAGAGATATCTATACCCTGCAATTTTTTCTGAAAGATTTGAAGAAGAAATAAAAGATATTCTCTCGTTTGAAGTTGCATATAAAATAAAATTTGATGCTATAATTTTATGATGGGTAGTATTTTGTATTCACATACAATATCATTAATCTAGTAGATCAAAATCATCTAAGATCTCTGTAAAGCAAGATGTATCTGTAGTAGTACTATTTTATGGCTCCAAATGAACCAAAGACAGAATTTTTGTGAAGTATTTCTATTTTTTTAAAACCAACATCCCTCATGACTTTTATTTGAAATGTCATTGATCTTGGGGTATCTTCCTTTTCCACATACTGGAGCACATCATTCTTGTAGGACACTCCACCAACTCTTTCTAGATAATCCCTATATCGGTCCATGCTCATCTTCTGGATACGCTCATCTTCATGAGATATGAGATCAGTATCCAAAAGGACCCCCTCCTATAACAAGTGACTTGTATATTTTCTCAAAGACACTTCTCCACTCGTCATATTCTCTGAGGTGATGAAGGACAACGGCAGCTATCACGATATCATATGTTCCACTCGTAATGTCTACACTTCTAATGTCGCCTTGAATGGTTCTCACCTCTCCACGAGTCAAGACACTGATTCTTTTTTTGGCCTGCTCTAGCATGGGAAGACTAAGATCCAAAAGTGTGCAATCAAGGTTTGGAATCTTTTGCAATGTCTTTATGGTGTAATTACCTGCACCACATCCAATATCTAGGATCTTTTTTGCGTCTCT
Coding sequences within:
- a CDS encoding class I SAM-dependent methyltransferase, translated to MAAKSTPDEIRKRFDNDVQRFSNLETGQKAVIDSSLQMDLIASSAFYVNRDAKKILDIGCGAGNYTIKTLQKIPNLDCTLLDLSLPMLEQAKKRISVLTRGEVRTIQGDIRSVDITSGTYDIVIAAVVLHHLREYDEWRSVFEKIYKSLVIGGGPFGY